One Candidatus Poribacteria bacterium genomic window, CTCGTAAGGTTGTTCAATGTAGGAATTTATTAGCTCCTTTTTTTGCAAGATAACTCTGCCGTTTTTGCTAAAACTCTCCTTGCCAAAAGGGTCATTACAAGCTGTAATATTTTTGCCAATGGAAACTTGACATGCCATAAAGAGTGCTATGAGATAATCCTCCGTGAAATCAATCAGGTTGGTTTTACCTCCGTAATGTTGGATTTCGGTGAGGCGTTCTATCTCGCTAGCTGGTTTTCGGGAAAATTCTTTAGCCGTTTCCAGCATCGCGCTTTGGAGTTCCTCTATATCAAAGTGTTCCGCCTCCACATCAAAGTTGCCGTCCTTCAAAAACTCGCGGTAGAGGTTTGAAGAAACTTTTCCATAATAAGGATATTCCTGATAGTGTTCCGGTTCGCCACGGTAAAGATATTCCCCAGTATCCGCTTTTTCTTTTATTTTTCGGAGTATGTCATCAACCGTACTTGGCTCGTTTAGTTTTTCTTTGTCCATTCACTTTCCTTTACGATCACAATGCTGCTTAAAATAGTAACACGTTCCACAAAGCAGGTCAACTGAATTTAACAGCGTGAACGGTCGCGAGCTGGAGCTCGCTCCTACAGTATTCTGCTTGAATTATTCCCTCCAACGTGCTATGCTGATTCCTATCAATACATACAACACAAAGGAAACAGTATGCCTGAAACCAGACCTAATATTTTACTTATTACCAGCGATCAACAGCAATCCAGACCCCGCACTTGGATGCATTGGCACAGCAAGGCACACTCTTCAATAGAGCCTACTGCCCGAACCCGACCTGCACACCGACTCGTGCATCTATTATCACTGGAAAATATCCGAGCCAACACGGTGCCTGGTCCCTTGGCACAAAACTCTCTGAAGATGAGCATACCGTCGGTGAAGACTTCACGGATGCGGGGTATCGGACTGCTCTCGTCGGAAAAGCCCATTTTCAACCGCTCCATGGGACTGAGGAATTCCCTTCTCTCGAGTCCTATCCTATCCTCCAAGATTTGGACTTTTGGCGAAGTTTCAATGAACCGTTTTACGGGTTTGAACACGTTGAACTCGCACGTAATCACGCCGACGAGGCGCACGTCGGACAACACTATGCCATCTGGATGGAGGAAAATGGCTGCACAAATTGGCGCGACTATTTCGCACCGCCGACAGGAAACGCTCGCGGTCAATATCGTAAATGGCCGATTCCTGAAGAATACCATTACGATACATGGATTGCGGAACGGACCAATGCACTCATGGAAAATTATCAGCAGAACGGTGAAAACTTTTTCCTTTGGGCAAGTTTCTTCGATCCACATCCGAAATACCTCGTTCCAGAGCCGTGGGATACGATGTACGACCCAGATGCGTTGACAGTGCCTTCCGTAACCGAAGGAGAACATGATAACAATCCGCCGCACTTTCAACTCACGCAACAAGAAAAGCCAGACTTCTCCGCTTGGCGCGAAAGCGGAAAGGGTGTACACGGTTTCAACTCACACTTACGCGATCGGGATGAACTCGCCAAAGACATTGCTGTCTATTACGGCATGGTGAGCCTGATGGACAAGTATATCGGGGAAATCTTGGCGAAACTTGACGAATTAGGGCTGGTAGAGAACACGTTAGTCGTTTTCACATCCGACCACGGACATTTTTACGGACAACACGGTCTTGTCGCAAAGGGGGCATTCCACTACGAAGATGTCATTCGGGTGCCGTTTATAGCACGGTATCCAGGGGTTGTGCCTGCGGGGAGACACTCCGATGCATTACAGACGCTGGTAGACTTAGCACCTTCATTCCTCAGTGCCGCTGATATCGACGTTCCGCTATCAATGACAGGTGTCAACCAGATGCCAGTCTGGTCGGGACAAGAAGAACAGGCACGCGACCACATCATCGTCGAAAACCACCATGAACCGACAACGGTACACGTTAAAACCTACGTTGATGATCGTTATAAACTCACCGTCTACTATAACCGAGCGTATGGGGAACTGTTCGATCTGCAAGCGGACCCTGGAGAGGTCAATAACCTGTGGAATTCCCCTGAGCATGCGGCGTTAAAGGCGGATTTGGTGATGAAGTTGCTCTTCGCGGAAATGGGGAAGGAACCGTTGTTGATGCCGAGGACTTCGGGAGCATAGACGGAGCAACACTACACCAACACCATTCATAACGATTGAAAAGGAGGAAGCAATGCGATCCAAAAAATTGAGAGACTTTCTATGCCTCTTCCATATCCTTCTGTGTGCTATGGTCTTTAATCAACAGAGTTTTGCTGGCACATGGACAGACGCATTTGAAGACGACAACACGCACGGCTGGGAAA contains:
- a CDS encoding FRG domain-containing protein produces the protein MDKEKLNEPSTVDDILRKIKEKADTGEYLYRGEPEHYQEYPYYGKVSSNLYREFLKDGNFDVEAEHFDIEELQSAMLETAKEFSRKPASEIERLTEIQHYGGKTNLIDFTEDYLIALFMACQVSIGKNITACNDPFGKESFSKNGRVILQKKELINSYIEQPYEPINRVIAQKSIFIRHPDGFISPNEDDVIDIPAMLKQPILRHLRNSHGISVEAVYNDIHGFIKDQNIHLEVYKAHYIGLTREQRGDSENG